The Acidimicrobiia bacterium genome has a window encoding:
- a CDS encoding ATP-binding cassette domain-containing protein: MDKFLQLTVSGLVTGAIYSIMASGLVLTYTTSGIFNFAHGAVAFTTAYFFYQLNTGLHVPIVPSLIISVFIFAPLLGLLLDRLLLRRLAKAPVYARIVGTIGLLVALPALMQWLVDTLMVNVLGWDLPGSEAVVQGAPVPGIGPTPAHVYHLGSGVALSSDKVAVFVVAAIAALALWLVLRHSRVGLEMRAVVDRDTLAGLRGVNAARTSSVAWVLTMILAGLGGVLIAPLFILQDTFYALVVLGSLAAVVLGGLRSIPIAFIGGMLLGVAQNYVAGYRGDFLPDSINSINGLQFSVPYVLVIVLLLFFGRDRSRQAGTVADDSPRPDHREGLPTWRRLLPWTIFIVALVAYSQQWINVSWLQADPFDQSVIAQSLVMGIIFLSFVVVTGLGGMVSLAQAAFVTTGGFAAGWALSWNTGLDIPGISTHGETNFFLAAVFGALVAAALGALIAVLATRLGGVMLALGTLSAAFICAAIVFEIDDVRNHTDVGWPIRSPTLDIPGLNWLNDLIVKGDQPKLDFSQLSEQILLFLAVFGLFTLLIHSLYRSPSGRAMLAARSSEVAAQSAGVRVNRTKIMVFSLSAGIAGFGGVMLGLFNFNIGGANPSYALVYTGLFWLALAVTFGVRRPGGALLGGFAFAAGTAILHWIASDILPGGDVNTLLTSVYFIPILSGLAAINLAQEPDGILSLVGQQRLANQREKRRLARIAAAEAAAHGGAVPEHEMAHTAPEAIAASQFPDGDRLAGATLAMSGIVAGYGDAEVLHGVDLRLDAGKVTALLGANGAGKSTLCSVAAGLVEATLGTVLLEGIDITDESSYRRARNGLLLVPEARGIFPGLTVEENLTVILRDPELREKAYARFPILAQRRKQVAGLLSGGEQQMLSLAPALADPPKALIADEPTLGLAPLAAAAVMRAIVELRDAGSAILLVEEHAQNALKAADTLAFMELGTIVWVGAREEADMELLTSAYLGSTH, from the coding sequence GTGGACAAGTTCCTCCAGCTGACCGTCTCCGGCCTCGTCACCGGCGCCATCTATTCGATCATGGCGTCGGGACTGGTGCTCACGTACACCACGTCGGGCATCTTCAACTTCGCGCACGGCGCCGTCGCGTTCACCACTGCATACTTCTTCTATCAGCTGAACACCGGACTGCACGTCCCGATCGTGCCGTCGCTGATCATCTCGGTCTTCATCTTTGCCCCGTTGCTCGGGCTTCTCCTCGACCGTCTCCTCTTGCGCCGGCTCGCCAAGGCGCCCGTGTACGCGCGGATCGTCGGCACCATCGGCCTCCTCGTCGCGCTGCCCGCGTTGATGCAGTGGCTCGTCGACACGCTCATGGTCAACGTCCTCGGGTGGGATCTGCCGGGGAGCGAAGCCGTGGTCCAGGGCGCACCGGTGCCCGGGATCGGCCCGACCCCGGCGCACGTCTACCACCTGGGCAGCGGAGTCGCCCTCAGCTCGGACAAGGTGGCGGTGTTCGTCGTGGCCGCGATCGCCGCGCTTGCGCTTTGGCTCGTGCTGCGCCACAGCCGCGTCGGGCTCGAGATGCGCGCGGTCGTCGACCGCGACACCCTCGCCGGGCTACGCGGAGTGAACGCCGCGCGCACGTCGTCGGTCGCGTGGGTGCTCACGATGATCCTGGCCGGGCTGGGCGGCGTGCTCATCGCGCCCCTGTTCATCCTGCAGGACACGTTCTACGCGCTGGTCGTGCTCGGTTCGCTCGCCGCGGTCGTCCTCGGCGGCCTGCGCTCGATCCCCATCGCGTTCATCGGCGGCATGCTGCTCGGCGTCGCCCAGAACTACGTGGCCGGCTACCGCGGCGACTTCCTCCCGGATTCGATCAATTCGATCAACGGGCTGCAGTTCTCGGTGCCGTACGTGCTCGTGATCGTGCTCCTCCTCTTCTTCGGTCGCGATCGATCGCGGCAGGCGGGCACGGTGGCCGACGACTCACCCCGACCCGACCATCGCGAGGGGCTGCCCACGTGGCGCCGGCTGCTCCCGTGGACGATCTTCATCGTCGCGCTCGTCGCCTACTCGCAGCAGTGGATCAACGTGAGCTGGCTCCAGGCCGACCCGTTCGACCAGTCGGTGATCGCGCAGAGCCTGGTGATGGGAATCATCTTCCTGTCGTTCGTGGTCGTCACCGGACTCGGCGGCATGGTGAGCCTCGCACAGGCGGCATTCGTGACCACGGGAGGGTTTGCGGCAGGCTGGGCGCTCAGCTGGAACACCGGGCTCGACATCCCGGGAATCTCCACGCACGGCGAGACCAACTTCTTCTTGGCCGCGGTCTTCGGTGCGCTCGTCGCTGCCGCGCTCGGCGCGCTGATCGCCGTGCTCGCCACTCGGCTCGGCGGCGTGATGCTCGCCCTCGGCACCCTTTCAGCCGCGTTCATCTGCGCGGCGATCGTGTTCGAGATCGACGACGTGCGAAACCACACCGACGTCGGCTGGCCGATCCGGTCGCCGACACTCGACATCCCGGGATTGAACTGGCTGAACGACCTGATCGTGAAGGGTGACCAGCCGAAGCTCGACTTCAGCCAACTCTCCGAGCAGATCCTGCTCTTCCTCGCCGTCTTCGGGCTCTTCACACTGCTGATCCACAGCTTGTACCGCTCGCCGTCGGGCCGCGCGATGCTCGCGGCGCGCAGTTCGGAGGTGGCGGCACAGTCCGCGGGTGTGCGGGTGAACCGCACGAAGATCATGGTGTTCTCGCTGTCGGCAGGTATCGCCGGCTTCGGCGGCGTGATGCTCGGTCTCTTCAACTTCAACATCGGCGGCGCGAACCCTTCGTACGCGCTCGTGTACACCGGTCTGTTCTGGCTGGCCCTCGCGGTGACGTTCGGTGTCCGGCGGCCCGGTGGTGCGCTCCTCGGCGGCTTCGCGTTCGCGGCGGGCACCGCGATCCTCCACTGGATCGCGAGCGACATCCTCCCCGGCGGTGACGTGAACACACTGCTGACCTCGGTGTACTTCATCCCCATCCTGTCCGGTCTCGCGGCCATCAACCTGGCCCAAGAGCCGGACGGCATCCTCTCGCTCGTCGGTCAGCAACGACTCGCCAACCAGCGCGAGAAGCGACGCCTCGCGCGCATCGCCGCTGCCGAAGCGGCCGCGCACGGTGGCGCGGTGCCCGAGCACGAGATGGCGCATACCGCTCCGGAAGCGATCGCGGCGTCACAGTTTCCCGACGGCGACCGGCTGGCGGGTGCGACGCTCGCGATGTCCGGGATCGTCGCCGGCTACGGCGATGCCGAGGTCCTCCACGGCGTCGACCTCCGGCTCGACGCCGGCAAGGTCACGGCGCTGCTCGGCGCCAACGGTGCAGGCAAGTCGACCCTGTGCTCGGTGGCAGCCGGGCTCGTGGAGGCAACCCTCGGAACCGTGCTGCTCGAAGGCATAGACATCACCGACGAATCCTCGTACCGGCGCGCTCGGAACGGCCTGCTGCTGGTCCCCGAGGCGCGCGGCATCTTCCCGGGTCTCACCGTCGAGGAAAACCTCACCGTGATCCTGCGTGATCCCGAGCTTCGGGAGAAGGCGTACGCACGGTTCCCCATCCTCGCGCAGCGCCGCAAGCAGGTCGCCGGGCTGCTCTCCGGGGGTGAGCAACAGATGCTGAGCCTGGCTCCCGCGCTCGCCGACCCACCCAAGGCGTTGATCGCCGACGAGCCCACACTCGGTCTCGCGCCGCTCGCCGCCGCTGCGGTGATGCGCGCGATCGTGGAACTCCGCGACGCGGGGTCAGCGATCCTGCTCGTCGAAGAGCACGCGCAAAACGCGTTGAAGGCCGCCGACACGCTCGCGTTCATGGAACTCGGCACGATCGTGTGGGTCGGCGCTCGCGAGGAGGCCGACATGGAGCTGCTCACTTCGGCGTACCTCGGCAGCACCCACTGA
- a CDS encoding ABC transporter substrate-binding protein — protein sequence MSTRKTKRVTGVGFVAVLTVVASILIAPGAAQGQSSVRGYDGTTMKVGGFGLKNNFPNGDIGAQARFQLANTNKEVKNVTFEYTNYIDDKQDAATALSVGRQLVTQDEVFAIVPDFSQYNPGDYFNQQHVPYFGWAFDSTYCVNSVTPSTKLYGFGYNGCLLPSNPKVMGDNGFQAYKYVTGKTGKKTPTASLFSNETDSGKIAVSTQQVAYKGAGFKVGYAEGLLPPPPLPDVTPFVQTLMTSANGKEPDLLVCLLAVDCIPVYTGLVAAGFKGIFQSPLYSDILVKPMANSLSSVAFLPLNDTSPASTKMKAAIEAYKPGTKISSDIAASYFAADMLIQAIKGVQKAKKPITPENVQAVAAKTTFGIKGLFGPTKYPDSTVKPTPSCSASVLSTGTVWETVEPYACSTKSYKVTSSK from the coding sequence ATGTCCACACGCAAGACGAAGCGGGTCACCGGCGTCGGCTTCGTTGCCGTACTGACCGTTGTGGCCTCCATCCTCATTGCGCCCGGAGCCGCACAAGGGCAGTCCTCGGTTCGCGGCTACGACGGCACGACCATGAAGGTCGGCGGCTTCGGTTTGAAGAACAACTTCCCGAACGGGGACATCGGCGCCCAGGCCCGGTTCCAGCTGGCAAACACGAACAAGGAAGTCAAGAACGTCACGTTCGAGTACACGAACTACATCGACGACAAGCAGGACGCGGCAACCGCGCTCTCGGTTGGGCGCCAGCTCGTCACTCAGGACGAAGTCTTCGCGATCGTGCCCGACTTCTCGCAGTACAACCCGGGCGACTACTTCAACCAGCAGCACGTGCCGTACTTCGGCTGGGCGTTCGACTCAACGTATTGCGTGAACAGCGTCACCCCGAGCACGAAGCTCTATGGCTTCGGCTACAACGGCTGTCTCCTGCCGAGCAACCCGAAGGTCATGGGTGACAACGGCTTTCAGGCCTACAAGTACGTGACTGGGAAGACCGGGAAGAAGACCCCGACCGCCTCGCTCTTCTCGAACGAGACCGACTCGGGAAAGATCGCGGTCTCGACCCAGCAGGTGGCGTACAAGGGCGCCGGCTTCAAGGTCGGGTACGCCGAGGGCTTGCTCCCGCCGCCGCCACTCCCCGACGTCACGCCGTTCGTCCAGACGCTCATGACGTCGGCCAACGGCAAAGAACCTGACCTCTTGGTGTGCCTCCTCGCCGTCGACTGCATCCCCGTGTACACAGGGTTGGTCGCGGCGGGCTTCAAAGGAATCTTCCAGAGCCCTCTCTACTCGGACATCCTGGTCAAGCCGATGGCGAACAGCCTTTCGAGTGTGGCGTTCCTGCCCCTCAATGACACGAGCCCGGCGTCCACCAAGATGAAGGCCGCCATCGAGGCGTACAAGCCCGGCACGAAGATCTCGTCCGACATCGCGGCTTCGTACTTCGCGGCCGACATGCTGATCCAGGCGATCAAGGGTGTGCAGAAGGCGAAGAAGCCGATCACGCCCGAGAACGTCCAGGCCGTCGCCGCGAAGACGACGTTCGGGATCAAGGGCCTGTTCGGGCCGACGAAGTATCCCGACTCCACGGTGAAGCCCACGCCGTCCTGCTCAGCGTCGGTCCTGAGCACCGGCACCGTGTGGGAGACGGTCGAGCCCTACGCGTGCTCGACCAAGAGCTACAAGGTCACGTCGAGCAAGTAG
- a CDS encoding SDR family NAD(P)-dependent oxidoreductase, producing MSYGFETTTDDVIDGIDLSGTIAVVTGASAGIGVETARALAAAGAHVVLAARNAERTREAADSIRERVPGAELEGGMLDLTSLDSVRAFAAWYLDAHHELQLLINNAGVMYTPFEHTAEGFELQFGTNHVGHFMLTCLLVPALLAGAPSRVVNLSSGGHVGSDIVWDDPNFERREYDKFGAYGQSKTANILFSVELDRRLSDRGVHSYAVHPGMIATELGRYMTHDDMAALQERAKRSPSGGMPPRKSLEQGAATTVWAATAPELEARGGTYVADCQVTDQHAPWARDPEGAQRLWALSEKLVGQEFRLPE from the coding sequence ATGAGCTACGGGTTCGAGACCACCACCGACGACGTGATCGACGGCATCGACCTGAGCGGCACGATCGCCGTTGTCACGGGCGCGTCGGCCGGGATCGGGGTGGAGACCGCTCGTGCGCTCGCGGCCGCGGGCGCTCACGTCGTCCTCGCCGCACGGAACGCCGAGCGTACGCGGGAGGCCGCCGACTCGATCCGCGAGCGCGTGCCCGGCGCCGAGCTCGAAGGCGGCATGCTCGACCTCACGTCGCTCGACAGCGTGCGCGCGTTCGCCGCCTGGTATCTCGACGCGCACCACGAGCTGCAGCTGCTGATCAACAACGCGGGCGTGATGTACACCCCGTTCGAGCACACCGCCGAGGGCTTCGAGCTCCAGTTCGGCACCAACCACGTCGGCCACTTCATGCTCACCTGCTTGCTCGTCCCCGCGCTCCTGGCCGGCGCGCCGTCGCGGGTGGTGAACCTCAGCTCGGGTGGCCACGTCGGGTCCGACATCGTGTGGGACGACCCCAACTTCGAGCGCCGCGAGTACGACAAGTTCGGGGCGTACGGCCAGTCGAAGACCGCCAACATCCTGTTCAGCGTGGAGCTCGACCGCCGCCTCTCCGATCGTGGCGTGCATTCCTACGCGGTCCACCCCGGCATGATCGCCACCGAGCTGGGCCGATACATGACCCACGACGACATGGCGGCGCTCCAGGAGCGGGCGAAGCGCAGCCCGTCGGGCGGCATGCCGCCCCGCAAGAGCCTCGAGCAGGGGGCGGCCACCACGGTGTGGGCGGCCACCGCCCCTGAGCTCGAGGCCCGTGGTGGCACCTATGTCGCCGACTGCCAGGTGACCGACCAGCACGCGCCCTGGGCGCGGGATCCCGAGGGAGCCCAGCGTCTTTGGGCGTTGTCCGAAAAACTGGTCGGCCAAGAATTCCGGCTGCCCGAATAG
- a CDS encoding TIGR03617 family F420-dependent LLM class oxidoreductase: MKVEVLLSGPFDDSARRARELAATGVDGIFTFEGQHDVFFPLVLAADAAANAGVDLMSNVAIAFSRSPMHLANAAYDLQVLSKGRFRLGLGSQIKPQIERRFGATWSRPAARMREIVLAIKAILAAWEGEAPLDFRGEFTTHTLMTPTFDPGPNPYGPPPVLVGALGPRMTEIAAEVSDGILVMPFNSARHLQERTVPAVARGLAKGGREPGDVEIICEAIVAMGETEDEIVAATNGVKGLLSFYGSTPSYRPVLDVEGWGDLQPELNAMSKRGEWREMSGLVDDTMVRTLAVVGTPDECAQEIVDRFGAISQRVCCYFPGYAATDDRIAKLVAVIKDATKEQATA, encoded by the coding sequence GTGAAGGTCGAGGTGCTCCTCTCGGGCCCGTTCGACGACTCGGCCCGCCGAGCGCGCGAGCTCGCGGCCACCGGTGTCGACGGCATCTTCACCTTCGAGGGCCAGCACGACGTGTTCTTCCCACTCGTGCTGGCGGCCGACGCGGCCGCGAACGCCGGTGTCGACCTCATGTCGAACGTCGCCATCGCGTTCTCCCGCAGCCCGATGCACCTCGCCAACGCCGCGTACGACCTGCAAGTGCTGTCGAAGGGAAGGTTCCGGCTCGGCCTCGGCTCCCAGATCAAACCGCAGATCGAGCGCCGTTTCGGTGCCACGTGGTCGCGACCGGCAGCGCGGATGCGCGAGATCGTGCTCGCGATCAAAGCGATCCTCGCGGCGTGGGAGGGTGAGGCACCGCTCGACTTCCGGGGTGAGTTCACGACGCACACGTTGATGACGCCCACGTTCGATCCCGGTCCGAATCCCTACGGCCCGCCGCCCGTGCTCGTCGGCGCGCTGGGCCCGCGCATGACCGAGATCGCGGCCGAGGTCTCCGACGGGATACTGGTGATGCCGTTCAACAGCGCGCGCCACCTGCAGGAGCGCACGGTGCCCGCGGTCGCGCGTGGGTTGGCGAAGGGTGGACGCGAGCCCGGCGACGTCGAGATCATCTGCGAGGCGATTGTCGCGATGGGGGAGACCGAGGATGAGATCGTCGCCGCGACCAACGGAGTGAAGGGGCTTCTTTCGTTCTACGGGTCCACGCCGTCGTACCGGCCGGTGCTCGACGTCGAAGGGTGGGGTGACCTCCAGCCCGAGCTGAACGCGATGTCGAAGCGCGGTGAGTGGCGAGAGATGTCGGGCCTCGTCGACGACACGATGGTGCGCACGCTCGCGGTCGTCGGGACTCCCGACGAGTGCGCGCAGGAGATCGTCGATCGGTTCGGCGCCATCTCGCAGCGCGTGTGCTGTTACTTCCCCGGCTACGCCGCGACCGACGACCGCATCGCGAAGCTCGTCGCCGTGATCAAGGACGCGACCAAGGAGCAAGCGACCGCATGA
- a CDS encoding sulfotransferase, which produces MAEDTTSAVDRMLEEVSAEVGLDDFGHPSFRDGLERVYASGTRQAGLTPLGLGVLDGQCRGNLTNRLRVTDWHKQHPELATDAIHEPIVIVGLSRTGTTALSQLLACDTENRSLLGWEASQSVPPPTKDSYDSDPRFEAARAGAGMLDLLNPGFKAMHYDPPDQPIECSVLLAQHFLSASLSTCFNVPDYDAWMLAADAHPAYAYHRQVLQVLQLQYPGGWQLKTPVHCFYMDALADTYPDARFVVTHRDPVKAVASVLSLVESLTGTFSDVDHHEYIAEHWPMLVEEMCNRVLDFRDANPNSVFHDMPYEQLVRDPVGAVRDMYGTFGRELSPEAEQTMRAHSAEQPQGVHGTHTYRLADFGLDRAEVAERFSRYYERFDVAREDA; this is translated from the coding sequence ATGGCCGAAGACACGACGTCCGCCGTCGACCGCATGCTCGAAGAGGTGTCGGCCGAGGTCGGCCTCGACGACTTCGGCCACCCGTCGTTCCGCGACGGGCTCGAGCGCGTCTACGCCTCGGGCACCAGGCAGGCCGGGCTCACGCCGCTCGGGCTCGGCGTGCTCGACGGCCAGTGTCGCGGCAATCTCACGAACCGGCTCCGCGTCACCGACTGGCACAAGCAGCACCCCGAGCTCGCGACCGACGCGATCCACGAACCGATCGTGATCGTCGGCCTCTCTCGCACCGGCACCACCGCGCTCAGCCAGCTGCTCGCGTGCGACACCGAGAACCGGTCGCTGCTCGGGTGGGAAGCGAGCCAGTCGGTGCCGCCGCCGACGAAGGACTCGTACGACTCCGATCCGCGCTTCGAGGCCGCGCGCGCGGGCGCCGGCATGCTCGACCTGCTGAACCCGGGCTTCAAGGCGATGCACTACGACCCGCCCGACCAGCCGATCGAGTGCTCGGTGCTGCTCGCGCAGCACTTCCTCTCCGCGAGCCTTTCCACCTGCTTCAACGTGCCCGACTACGACGCCTGGATGCTGGCGGCCGACGCGCATCCTGCGTACGCCTATCACCGGCAGGTGCTGCAGGTGCTGCAGTTGCAGTATCCCGGCGGTTGGCAGCTCAAGACGCCCGTGCACTGCTTCTACATGGACGCGCTCGCCGACACCTACCCGGACGCGCGCTTCGTCGTCACGCATCGCGACCCGGTGAAGGCGGTGGCGTCCGTATTGAGCCTCGTCGAGTCGCTCACGGGAACATTCAGCGACGTTGACCACCACGAGTACATCGCCGAGCACTGGCCGATGCTCGTCGAGGAGATGTGCAACCGCGTGCTCGATTTCCGTGATGCCAACCCCAACTCGGTGTTCCACGACATGCCGTACGAGCAGCTCGTCCGCGATCCGGTCGGCGCGGTGCGCGACATGTACGGCACGTTCGGACGCGAGCTCTCGCCGGAAGCGGAACAGACGATGCGCGCGCACTCGGCGGAGCAACCCCAAGGGGTACACGGAACGCACACGTACCGGCTCGCCGATTTCGGCCTCGACCGTGCCGAGGTCGCCGAGCGCTTTTCCCGTTACTACGAGCGCTTCGACGTGGCAAGGGAGGACGCATGA
- a CDS encoding LLM class flavin-dependent oxidoreductase — MNLSMTLPTMLPHTRPDVLGWCRGVDEGRLWTSLAVPERITYTSHDITVQLAAAAALTERVRLWTTIVILPAHDAVAVAKQMASVDVLSGGRLTMGVGIGGREQDYRAINASFARRFPRMDEQVATMRRIWSGEPPFEGGDPVGPPPVQKGGPPLIAGVFGPKGIARAARWAAGIDGAWTLDGSRDVMAAAFTQIRDAWRDAGRAEPPHLSSSIWYALGDNAEEQLRSYAYDYLKIFGDAIGQGAASMATCFGPEALRRTVANARDAGADEFFLVPTTADPDELARTEAVLGDFADWN; from the coding sequence GTGAACCTGTCCATGACGCTGCCCACGATGCTCCCGCACACGCGCCCCGACGTGCTCGGCTGGTGCCGAGGCGTGGACGAAGGGCGCCTGTGGACGAGCCTCGCGGTGCCCGAGCGCATCACCTACACGAGCCATGACATCACCGTGCAGCTCGCGGCCGCCGCCGCGCTCACCGAACGAGTGCGGCTCTGGACGACGATCGTGATCCTGCCTGCCCACGATGCCGTCGCCGTCGCGAAGCAGATGGCGTCGGTCGACGTGCTCTCGGGCGGGCGCCTCACCATGGGTGTCGGTATCGGAGGACGCGAGCAGGACTACCGCGCCATCAACGCGTCGTTTGCGCGCCGCTTCCCGCGCATGGACGAGCAGGTGGCGACCATGCGGCGCATCTGGAGCGGCGAGCCCCCCTTCGAGGGTGGCGACCCCGTCGGTCCTCCACCGGTGCAGAAGGGCGGCCCTCCGCTCATCGCCGGAGTCTTCGGGCCGAAGGGGATCGCCCGCGCCGCGCGCTGGGCGGCGGGCATCGACGGCGCGTGGACGCTCGACGGCAGCCGCGACGTGATGGCCGCCGCGTTCACGCAGATCCGCGACGCGTGGCGCGACGCCGGCCGCGCCGAACCGCCGCACCTCTCGTCGAGCATCTGGTACGCGTTGGGTGACAACGCCGAGGAGCAGCTGCGTTCCTACGCCTACGACTACCTGAAGATCTTCGGCGATGCCATCGGACAGGGCGCGGCGTCGATGGCCACATGTTTCGGTCCCGAAGCGCTGCGTCGCACGGTCGCGAACGCGCGTGACGCCGGCGCCGACGAGTTCTTCCTCGTGCCCACCACCGCCGACCCCGACGAGCTCGCGCGCACCGAAGCCGTGCTGGGCGACTTCGCCGACTGGAACTGA
- a CDS encoding LLM class F420-dependent oxidoreductase, whose amino-acid sequence MKLGVVFGYWGASPRPGFVELAQDAERLGYDSVWVAESWGNDAFTFGAWVAAHTETIKIGTGVVQLAARTPTATAMAAVTLDHLSNGRLILGLGVSGPQVVEGWYGQPSNKPLARTREYVEVIRRALRREGPLEFDGEFYPLPYRGPGSVGLGKPLKIMTHPLRSEIPIYLGAEGPKNVTQTAQIADGWLPLYYSPYRQEVYADQLEGAKEGFGIAALVNIAVTDDVSAALAGVRSGLGFYIGGMGAKGQNYHTKLMARMGYEEEAYRVQDLFFEGKREEAIAAVPEEFADEISLVGPPSRIRERLEAWRASPVTTLLVGGRDAEQLKVIRDLVLE is encoded by the coding sequence ATGAAGCTGGGGGTCGTGTTCGGGTATTGGGGTGCCTCACCGCGTCCCGGGTTCGTGGAACTGGCACAAGACGCCGAGCGTCTGGGCTACGACTCCGTGTGGGTGGCGGAGTCATGGGGCAACGACGCGTTCACCTTCGGCGCATGGGTCGCCGCGCACACCGAGACCATCAAGATCGGTACGGGCGTGGTGCAGCTCGCGGCACGTACGCCCACCGCGACGGCAATGGCCGCGGTGACGCTCGACCACCTGTCGAACGGCCGTCTGATTCTCGGGCTCGGCGTGTCGGGGCCCCAAGTCGTCGAGGGGTGGTACGGGCAACCCTCGAACAAGCCGCTGGCGCGCACGCGCGAGTACGTCGAGGTGATCCGGCGCGCGCTCCGGCGCGAGGGTCCCCTCGAGTTCGACGGTGAGTTCTACCCGCTGCCCTACCGCGGGCCCGGCAGCGTCGGGCTGGGTAAGCCACTCAAGATCATGACCCACCCGTTGCGCTCCGAGATCCCGATCTACCTCGGCGCCGAGGGACCCAAGAACGTCACGCAGACCGCTCAGATCGCCGACGGCTGGCTCCCGCTCTACTACTCGCCCTACCGGCAGGAGGTGTACGCAGACCAACTCGAGGGCGCGAAAGAAGGCTTCGGCATCGCGGCGCTCGTGAACATCGCCGTCACCGACGACGTGAGCGCCGCGCTCGCCGGCGTGCGGAGCGGGCTCGGGTTCTACATCGGTGGGATGGGCGCGAAGGGGCAGAACTACCACACCAAGCTCATGGCGCGAATGGGCTACGAGGAAGAGGCATATCGCGTGCAGGACCTCTTCTTCGAGGGCAAGCGCGAGGAAGCGATCGCAGCGGTGCCCGAGGAGTTCGCCGACGAGATCTCGCTGGTCGGGCCGCCGTCGCGCATCCGCGAGCGGTTGGAGGCGTGGCGCGCGAGCCCGGTGACCACGTTGTTGGTCGGCGGCCGTGACGCCGAGCAGCTGAAGGTCATCCGCGACCTGGTGCTCGAGTAG
- a CDS encoding enoyl-CoA hydratase-related protein: protein MATVTVEDVATHVKQITLNRPERLNALNFELTAELHDALDAVGTDSECRVAILTGAGRGFCAGLDLKDFGTPPAPGEHPHVHAGIGGQEFMANLTVHMRSTPQIIVAAVNGPAYGGGLGIAAAADLRIAGESATFCSAFIRTGLTGTDIGVSYTLPRLLGASRAFDLIVTGRTVDAIEAEHLGLVSRVVPDDALHDEAITLASQIAGYTAIGLRMTKEVMWANLDAPNMAAAIALENRNQTIAGRTPEVQAHMDAYRAPRRG from the coding sequence ATGGCAACGGTCACGGTCGAGGACGTCGCGACGCACGTCAAGCAGATCACGCTCAACCGGCCCGAGCGGCTCAACGCGCTCAACTTCGAGCTCACCGCCGAGTTGCACGACGCGCTCGACGCGGTGGGCACCGACTCGGAGTGCCGCGTCGCCATCCTCACCGGGGCCGGCCGGGGCTTCTGCGCCGGCCTCGACCTCAAGGACTTCGGCACGCCGCCTGCGCCGGGCGAGCACCCGCACGTCCACGCGGGGATCGGCGGCCAGGAGTTCATGGCCAACCTCACCGTGCACATGCGATCGACGCCGCAGATCATCGTCGCCGCGGTGAACGGTCCCGCGTACGGCGGCGGGCTCGGGATCGCGGCCGCCGCCGATCTCCGGATCGCCGGGGAGTCGGCCACGTTCTGCTCCGCATTCATCCGCACCGGGCTCACCGGCACCGACATCGGAGTGAGCTACACGCTCCCCCGCCTGCTCGGCGCGTCGCGCGCGTTCGACCTCATCGTGACCGGTCGCACCGTCGACGCGATCGAGGCCGAGCATCTCGGTCTCGTGTCCCGCGTGGTGCCCGACGACGCGTTGCACGACGAGGCGATCACGCTCGCGTCGCAGATCGCGGGCTACACCGCGATCGGTCTCCGCATGACCAAGGAGGTCATGTGGGCCAACCTCGACGCGCCGAACATGGCTGCTGCGATCGCGCTCGAGAACCGCAACCAGACGATCGCCGGGCGAACCCCCGAGGTGCAGGCACACATGGACGCGTACCGCGCACCCAGGAGGGGTTGA